From the genome of Solidesulfovibrio carbinolicus, one region includes:
- a CDS encoding MoaD/ThiS family protein translates to MSDTVTVRALATLAPYAPPGGVASIGPGETVGELADRLGIEPEALGSVLVNEAPASLDTVLAPGSVVSFVPPITGG, encoded by the coding sequence GTGAGCGACACCGTCACCGTCCGCGCCTTGGCGACGTTGGCCCCCTATGCCCCTCCCGGCGGCGTGGCCTCCATCGGCCCCGGCGAAACCGTTGGTGAACTGGCCGACCGGCTCGGCATCGAACCCGAAGCCCTGGGGTCGGTGCTGGTCAACGAAGCCCCGGCGAGCCTCGACACCGTGCTGGCCCCGGGCAGCGTCGTGTCCTTTGTGCCGCCCATCACCGGCGGCTGA